CGCTCGCTTCTTTACCGTGACCGGTGAACACGTCGATGGAAGACCCCAGAGCATCGCGCGTCGGCAGGATGCCCTCACAGCGATTCACCGTGAGTACGTCCAAGAGACGGACACGAATTCGACAGGTGGTGACGATACCAGTGGCGAAGCGGCCGGGCGAACGAACAAAGCACCGAGGACAGATGTCACTCTCACCGATGACGACCTCCTCGAGAAAGCCCGAGCCGCTTCGAACGGTGAGAAGTTCGACCAGCTCTGGAACGGGACGGTAGCCGGATACAACAGTCACTCGGAAGCAGACATGGCGCTGTGCTGTTTGCTGGCGTTCTGGACCGGTGGCGACCACGCGTGGATCAACCAGCTGTTCCGGCAGTCAGGGTTGCTGCGAGAGAAGTGGGACGAGATCCACTACGCAGATGGGTCGACGTACGGTGAGAAAACCATCGAACGGGCAGTCGCAACCACCTCGGAATTCTACGACCCGGAGTTCAGTAATGAGGCCACGCAGCCGTCGTCTGCAACTGGTGGCTCGTCTACCGGAACCAACCATGACGATACGGAGCGGAGTACTGCATACCGCAAGGAGCGCAACCGGTTGCTGGCAGACCGCGTCGACGACCTCGAAGCGACGCTCGAACAGAAAGCTGAACGGATCGAGACGCTTGAAGCCGAACTCGAGCGGCTCAAGCACAACACAGATCCTGACCAGCAGTTGGAC
This portion of the Halomarina litorea genome encodes:
- a CDS encoding phage NrS-1 polymerase family protein, yielding MTHTSPPNIDLDRLPDKLTTRDQWVCWRTEQRDGKPTKVPVDPRTGEYASATDSTTWTESETAVEYLRTTTSTDGIGFVFTADDPLVGIDLDDGRDPDSGAIDEAASDIIERFDSYTECSPSGTGFHVLVTGTLPDGRNRRGAIEMYDSARFFTVTGEHVDGRPQSIARRQDALTAIHREYVQETDTNSTGGDDTSGEAAGRTNKAPRTDVTLTDDDLLEKARAASNGEKFDQLWNGTVAGYNSHSEADMALCCLLAFWTGGDHAWINQLFRQSGLLREKWDEIHYADGSTYGEKTIERAVATTSEFYDPEFSNEATQPSSATGGSSTGTNHDDTERSTAYRKERNRLLADRVDDLEATLEQKAERIETLEAELERLKHNTDPDQQLDAGHNRHATDSDECDEPPATASMWNRAKRLFRDDSE